The sequence CCGACTTTTTCGCCGCGTTCACTCAGCCGAGCCGTGCCGTCGTTCCGCGGCCGGCGACCGGCCAGCGTGCACGCTGGTGGGGGAGCGGGGGAGTCGCCGCCGGCACCGGCCTGCGGCCCGTCACCCGCTCGAGATAGCTGCGTTGCTGGTTGCGCGCACGCACCCCGCCGTCGGCCGGAACGCTCTGTCCCTCCCACAGCTCGCTCATCGCCGCGTGCAACAGGGTCAGCGCGCGGGCGCGCATCTGGGAGACCCGGGAGAGGGTGACCCCGAGGTCTTCCGCGATGTCGGTCAGAGATTCATCACCGAAGAAATTGCGCTCGATGACCTCGTCGAGCCGGTCGGGCAGGGCCCGGATCGCCTGGTGCAGGTGACGGGCGCGCTCTCCCCGCAGGACGGCGCGCTCGGGCGACTCGCCGGTGTCGGGGAGGTCGAGCGACGTCCCGTCAGGGCCGGCCTCGGCGTCGATGCTCACCATGACGGCCCGGTGCACGTCGACCTGGAGGTGGTCGAGGTCGCTGCGCGCGACGCCGAGGCTCTGCGCGAGCTCCTCCCGCGTGGGTGGCCGGCCGAGGCTGATCGTCAGCGCATCAGCGGCGGCGTCGGTCCGGCGGGCCGCGGCCCGCACCGAGCGGCTGGCCCAGTCACCGGACCGCAACTCGTCGAGTACCGCACCCTGCAGGCGGGCGAGGGCATAGGTGGAGAAGGAGGCCCCAGCGGCCGGGTCGAACCGCCGGGCCACCTCCACCAGCGCCACGTGGGCACAGGAGAGCAGGTCGTCGCGGCTGACGTGGCTCGGCAGGGAGATCCGTGAGGCGACGGTGTTCACGGCGAACGCAGCCAGGGGCAGGTGCTCGGTCACCAGTGCGTCGACCTCCTGCTTGGACGGCCCCGGTACCGGGACGGGCACCCGGCCGTTCTGG is a genomic window of Blastococcus sp. HT6-30 containing:
- a CDS encoding sigma-70 family RNA polymerase sigma factor, yielding MTPVRAFATERPARERAAVDRPARNRLQNGRVPVPVPGPSKQEVDALVTEHLPLAAFAVNTVASRISLPSHVSRDDLLSCAHVALVEVARRFDPAAGASFSTYALARLQGAVLDELRSGDWASRSVRAAARRTDAAADALTISLGRPPTREELAQSLGVARSDLDHLQVDVHRAVMVSIDAEAGPDGTSLDLPDTGESPERAVLRGERARHLHQAIRALPDRLDEVIERNFFGDESLTDIAEDLGVTLSRVSQMRARALTLLHAAMSELWEGQSVPADGGVRARNQQRSYLERVTGRRPVPAATPPLPHQRARWPVAGRGTTARLG